A window of Pedococcus aerophilus contains these coding sequences:
- a CDS encoding acyl-CoA thioesterase, translating to MTDTLASATLRSRIEWIDTDAAGIYHNSTVTRLVESTEAALTRERGLEGYFPVAPRVRFEADFEAPLFFGQEVTTTVSVAELGTSSMTFTFEVWGEEFEGAPRVRAAKGRYVTVHLDRSGPGRPQSAPWPADWVERLRS from the coding sequence GTGACCGACACCCTCGCCAGCGCCACCCTGCGGTCCCGGATCGAGTGGATCGACACCGACGCCGCCGGGATCTACCACAACAGCACCGTCACCCGGCTGGTCGAGTCGACCGAGGCGGCACTGACCCGCGAGCGCGGCCTGGAGGGTTACTTCCCCGTCGCCCCGCGAGTGCGGTTCGAGGCCGACTTCGAGGCGCCCCTGTTCTTCGGGCAGGAGGTGACGACGACGGTGTCGGTCGCCGAGCTCGGCACCTCCTCGATGACCTTCACGTTCGAGGTCTGGGGTGAGGAGTTCGAAGGCGCCCCGAGGGTCCGGGCCGCCAAGGGTCGGTACGTCACGGTGCACCTCGACCGCAGCGGCCCCGGCCGACCGCAGAGCGCCCCGTGGCCGGCCGACTGGGTCGAACGCCTCCGCTCCTGA
- a CDS encoding NAD(P)H-dependent oxidoreductase — protein sequence MAPVRVSVVIASTRPTRIGHHVADWVLAGLRDLAAPAGRTVEVTVHDLRELALPFLDEPGQPADGHYVHDHTRQWSAAMSATDALVLVMPEYNRGYNAALKNAIDYLYAEWDGLPVGLVGYGWHGASYAKSALQQTLERVKMTVVDGPGLSFEETLTQEGEVRADDEAQAALDTMLGELVTTARTPG from the coding sequence ATGGCCCCCGTGCGTGTCTCCGTCGTCATCGCCAGCACCCGCCCGACCCGCATCGGGCACCACGTCGCCGACTGGGTCCTCGCCGGCCTGCGTGACCTGGCCGCCCCCGCGGGCCGCACTGTCGAGGTCACCGTCCACGACCTGCGTGAGCTCGCCCTGCCGTTCCTCGACGAACCCGGCCAACCCGCGGACGGCCACTACGTCCACGACCACACCCGCCAGTGGTCGGCAGCCATGTCGGCCACCGACGCCCTCGTCCTCGTCATGCCGGAGTACAACCGCGGCTACAACGCGGCGCTCAAGAACGCGATCGACTACCTCTACGCCGAGTGGGACGGCCTGCCGGTCGGACTCGTCGGGTACGGCTGGCACGGAGCTTCGTACGCGAAGTCGGCGCTGCAGCAGACGCTCGAGCGCGTGAAGATGACCGTGGTCGACGGACCCGGTCTCTCCTTCGAGGAGACTCTGACGCAGGAGGGTGAGGTCCGCGCCGACGACGAGGCGCAGGCCGCCCTCGACACGATGCTCGGCGAGCTCGTCACCACGGCCCGCACACCCGGCTGA
- the nhaA gene encoding Na+/H+ antiporter NhaA — MSLNPLRPRLFARTTWHEAQHVAAALRTETVGGALLLVAAVAALVWANSPWFEAYSSLRDLTVGPHALHLDLTLGQWAADGLLAIFFFVAGLELKREFLVGELRTPAKAALPVAAALCGVAVPAILYAVTVTSLGAEGDALRGWAIPTATDIAFALAVLAVIGTHLPSALRSFLLTLAVVDDLVAITIIAIFYTESLDLALLGLALLPLAGFAWLTQRRIARWWLLIPLALATWALVHASGIHATVAGVLLGLVVPVRPRRSDSRLSTLQPDVDVAQRFEHRLRPLSAGVAVPVFAFFAAGVRVVGGGFGETLADEAALAVVLALVLGKLIGVFGGTWAFARFTRAELDDDLAWWDVVGLSLLAGIGFTVSLLVGELAFGAGSPRDEHVKLGVLAGSLLAAILATIVLRARNRVYRRLEEVESRDDDGDGIPDAFQGADVGSHRRGDTRDDSGDDTGGDTGADVGRAPRG, encoded by the coding sequence GTGAGCCTGAACCCCCTGCGTCCACGCCTGTTCGCCCGCACCACGTGGCACGAGGCCCAGCACGTCGCTGCCGCACTGCGTACCGAGACCGTCGGCGGCGCCCTCCTGCTCGTCGCCGCCGTCGCGGCGCTGGTGTGGGCGAACTCGCCGTGGTTCGAGGCCTACTCGTCCCTGCGCGACCTCACCGTCGGACCCCACGCGCTGCACCTCGACCTCACGCTCGGCCAGTGGGCCGCCGACGGGCTGCTCGCGATCTTCTTCTTCGTCGCCGGCCTCGAGCTCAAGCGCGAGTTCCTCGTCGGCGAGCTGCGCACCCCGGCCAAGGCCGCACTGCCGGTCGCCGCCGCCCTGTGCGGCGTGGCCGTCCCCGCGATCCTGTATGCCGTGACCGTCACGTCCCTGGGGGCTGAGGGCGATGCCCTGCGGGGCTGGGCGATCCCGACCGCGACCGACATCGCGTTCGCCCTGGCGGTGCTCGCAGTCATCGGCACGCACCTGCCGTCAGCCCTGCGCAGCTTCCTGCTGACGCTGGCCGTGGTGGATGACCTCGTCGCCATCACGATCATCGCGATCTTCTACACCGAGAGCCTCGACCTGGCCCTGCTCGGTCTCGCCCTCCTGCCGCTGGCGGGCTTCGCCTGGCTGACGCAGCGCCGCATCGCCCGCTGGTGGTTGTTGATCCCGCTCGCGCTCGCGACCTGGGCGCTGGTGCACGCCTCCGGCATCCACGCCACGGTCGCCGGGGTGCTGCTCGGCCTCGTCGTGCCGGTCCGCCCGCGGCGCTCCGACTCCCGGCTCAGCACCTTGCAGCCGGACGTCGACGTGGCCCAGCGGTTCGAGCACCGGCTGCGGCCGTTGTCCGCCGGTGTCGCGGTGCCGGTGTTCGCCTTCTTCGCCGCCGGGGTGCGGGTCGTGGGCGGCGGGTTCGGGGAGACGCTGGCCGACGAGGCGGCCCTGGCCGTCGTCCTCGCCCTGGTGCTGGGCAAGCTCATCGGGGTGTTCGGCGGCACGTGGGCGTTCGCGCGGTTCACCCGCGCCGAGCTCGACGACGACCTCGCCTGGTGGGACGTCGTCGGGCTGTCGCTGCTCGCGGGGATCGGCTTCACCGTGTCCCTTCTCGTGGGAGAGCTGGCGTTCGGCGCCGGCAGCCCGCGCGACGAGCACGTGAAGCTCGGTGTCCTTGCTGGCTCCCTGCTCGCCGCGATCCTCGCCACGATCGTGCTGCGGGCGCGCAACCGGGTCTACCGGCGGCTGGAGGAGGTCGAGTCCCGCGACGACGACGGCGACGGTATCCCCGACGCCTTCCAGGGCGCTGACGTGGGCAGTCACCGACGGGGTGACACGCGCGACGACAGCGGCGACGACACCGGCGGTGACACGGGCGCGGATGTGGGCCGCGCCCCACGCGGTTAG
- a CDS encoding phage holin family protein yields the protein MATQSTQGSPERTLGQLVADATHDMSTIVRSEIALAKAEITTEAKTAGKSAAMFGAAAFVGLLGLIFLFHTLVAVLDIWLPEWAGYLITTGLLFAVAGVLALIGKKNIANINGKPERTIKNAQETVQALKGD from the coding sequence ATGGCTACCCAGTCCACCCAGGGAAGCCCCGAGCGCACGCTCGGACAGCTGGTGGCCGACGCCACCCACGACATGTCCACGATCGTCCGCAGCGAGATCGCCCTCGCGAAGGCGGAGATCACGACCGAGGCCAAGACCGCGGGCAAGAGCGCCGCGATGTTCGGGGCAGCCGCGTTCGTCGGCCTGCTGGGCCTGATCTTCCTGTTCCACACGCTCGTCGCGGTGCTCGACATCTGGCTGCCCGAGTGGGCCGGCTACCTCATCACGACGGGCCTGCTCTTCGCCGTCGCCGGGGTGCTGGCGCTGATCGGCAAGAAGAACATCGCCAACATCAACGGCAAGCCCGAGCGCACCATCAAGAACGCCCAGGAGACGGTCCAGGCCCTCAAGGGCGACTGA
- a CDS encoding alpha/beta hydrolase: MTNDASMALIDGPWEHRFVAANGARFHVAEQGEGPVVLLLHGFPQFWWAWRHQMQALADAGYRACAMDLRGYGASDKPPRGYDTRTSATDVASVLRSLGASQAAVVGHGWGGWIAWSMPVLQPTVTRAIASLSMPHPLVFRKASFSSPRQAKANAYLGGLQRPFVPERQMTVHGGYVQRLLREWASPEGIWPSPEEATVYAEAMALPFVAHSAAEYYRWLVRSQARPDGWRFAATMKKPISVPVLQLHGERDGAVLPSTAGGSREYCTGPYEGSLVPGVGHFLPEEAPELVNERLVRWLDALDA, translated from the coding sequence ATGACCAACGATGCCTCGATGGCCCTGATCGACGGGCCCTGGGAGCACCGCTTCGTCGCCGCGAACGGCGCCCGCTTCCACGTCGCCGAGCAGGGTGAGGGCCCGGTCGTCCTCCTGCTGCACGGCTTCCCTCAGTTCTGGTGGGCCTGGCGCCACCAGATGCAGGCGCTCGCGGACGCCGGCTACCGCGCGTGCGCGATGGACCTGCGCGGGTATGGCGCGTCGGACAAGCCCCCTCGCGGGTACGACACCCGGACCTCGGCCACCGACGTCGCCAGCGTGCTGCGCTCCCTGGGGGCGTCGCAGGCCGCGGTCGTCGGCCACGGCTGGGGCGGCTGGATCGCGTGGAGCATGCCGGTGCTCCAGCCGACGGTGACCCGCGCCATCGCCTCGCTGTCGATGCCGCACCCGCTCGTCTTCCGCAAGGCGTCGTTCAGCAGTCCCCGCCAGGCGAAGGCGAACGCCTACCTCGGCGGGCTGCAGCGGCCGTTCGTCCCCGAGCGCCAGATGACGGTGCACGGCGGCTACGTCCAACGGTTGCTGCGCGAGTGGGCCTCGCCCGAGGGCATCTGGCCGTCGCCGGAGGAGGCCACGGTCTACGCCGAGGCGATGGCCCTGCCGTTCGTGGCGCACTCCGCCGCCGAGTACTACCGCTGGCTCGTGCGCAGCCAGGCCCGCCCCGACGGGTGGCGCTTCGCCGCGACGATGAAGAAGCCGATCTCGGTGCCGGTGCTCCAGCTGCACGGCGAGCGGGACGGGGCCGTCCTGCCGTCGACGGCCGGTGGCTCCCGGGAGTACTGCACCGGGCCCTACGAGGGTTCGCTCGTGCCAGGGGTCGGGCACTTCCTGCCCGAGGAGGCCCCCGAGCTCGTCAACGAGCGGCTCGTGCGCTGGCTCGACGCGCTGGACGCCTGA
- a CDS encoding MarP family serine protease, producing the protein MFLGFSVLDLLLIVLLLSYAVTGYRQGLVVSVLSLAGFLTGGALAMWLLPIAIGGWDDLQSSPLLRAVVLIAGVFILASAGQAIAVTLGGSLRSRLKVKPAQRFDSALGAVAVVVSASVLVWFIAGALRGGAPAPIAKAIGGSRVLQTIDSVVPPETSRLFAGFREVLDREGFPRVFDGLEAERIAPVDPPDDSVAQSRGVRAAASSIIKITGVATSCNRGQEGSGWVVARERVVTNAHVVAGMERATLRIHGTGRSYTGQVVVFDARRDLAVLAVPGLPADPLPQGPDLTRGDSGVVAGFPLDGPYQLDAARVREVVNARGSDIYGRPGTSREVYSLYAQVRPGNSGGPLLSTDGRVVGVIFAKSLDDDSTGYALTMDEAQPVLDAASSASTPVDTGACVAG; encoded by the coding sequence ATGTTCCTCGGATTCTCCGTGCTGGACCTGCTCCTCATCGTCCTGCTGCTCAGCTACGCCGTCACCGGCTACCGCCAGGGCCTGGTCGTCAGCGTGCTGTCCCTCGCGGGCTTCCTCACCGGCGGAGCCCTTGCCATGTGGCTGCTGCCGATCGCGATCGGCGGGTGGGACGACCTGCAGAGCTCACCGCTGCTGCGAGCCGTCGTGCTCATCGCGGGCGTGTTCATCCTCGCCTCGGCGGGTCAGGCGATCGCCGTGACCCTCGGTGGCAGCCTGCGGTCCAGGCTCAAGGTCAAGCCGGCCCAGCGCTTCGACTCCGCCCTCGGCGCGGTCGCCGTGGTCGTGTCGGCGTCGGTGCTCGTGTGGTTCATCGCCGGGGCCCTGCGCGGCGGTGCCCCTGCCCCGATCGCGAAGGCCATCGGTGGGTCCCGGGTCCTGCAGACCATCGACTCGGTCGTGCCCCCGGAGACGTCGCGGCTGTTCGCCGGCTTCCGCGAGGTGCTCGACCGCGAAGGCTTCCCGCGGGTGTTCGACGGCCTCGAGGCCGAGCGCATCGCGCCCGTCGACCCGCCTGACGACTCCGTGGCCCAGAGCCGGGGCGTCCGCGCGGCCGCGTCCTCGATCATCAAGATCACCGGGGTGGCCACCTCGTGCAACCGCGGCCAGGAGGGCAGTGGCTGGGTCGTCGCCCGTGAGCGCGTCGTCACCAACGCCCACGTCGTGGCCGGTATGGAGCGCGCCACGCTGCGCATCCACGGCACCGGCCGGTCGTACACCGGCCAGGTCGTGGTGTTCGACGCCCGGCGCGACCTCGCCGTCCTCGCCGTCCCCGGCCTGCCCGCCGACCCCCTCCCGCAGGGTCCCGACCTCACCCGTGGTGACAGCGGGGTCGTCGCCGGTTTCCCCCTCGACGGTCCGTACCAGCTCGACGCCGCCCGGGTCCGCGAGGTCGTCAACGCCCGCGGTTCCGACATCTACGGTCGCCCCGGCACCAGCCGCGAGGTCTACTCGCTGTACGCGCAGGTCCGTCCCGGCAACTCCGGTGGACCGCTGCTGTCGACCGACGGCCGTGTCGTCGGCGTCATCTTCGCCAAGTCCCTCGACGACGACAGCACCGGCTACGCGCTGACGATGGACGAGGCCCAGCCCGTCCTCGACGCGGCCTCCAGCGCGAGCACGCCGGTCGACACCGGCGCTTGCGTCGCCGGCTGA
- a CDS encoding CoA pyrophosphatase: MSEGSPAAGAKAFARPRPAWIDHAHERISSADSGFFDRFAPPPDGGRRSSVLILFGPNEAGGEDVVLTERAHTLRTQPGDISFPGGKREPHDASDAAAALRETQEEVGIDPATIEVVAELPDIYLSPRRFVVTPVLAWWREPGHVDDIDPAEVHRAVRAPLADLLDPAARFTVTHPSGYVGPGFEFDGLFVWGFTAGLLSAVLDFGGLTVPWDRSVERPLPDRYQPGGRRDALTQTATEGRA, translated from the coding sequence GTGAGCGAGGGCTCTCCAGCCGCGGGTGCGAAGGCCTTCGCCCGTCCGCGGCCCGCGTGGATCGACCACGCCCACGAGCGCATCTCGAGCGCGGACAGCGGGTTCTTCGACCGGTTCGCCCCGCCGCCGGACGGCGGCCGGCGCTCGAGCGTGCTCATCCTCTTCGGCCCGAACGAGGCCGGGGGCGAGGACGTCGTGCTCACCGAGCGGGCGCACACCCTGCGCACCCAGCCCGGTGACATCTCCTTCCCCGGGGGCAAGCGCGAGCCGCACGACGCCTCCGACGCGGCGGCGGCCCTGCGCGAGACCCAGGAGGAGGTCGGCATCGACCCGGCCACCATCGAGGTGGTCGCCGAGCTGCCCGACATCTACCTCAGCCCCCGCAGGTTCGTCGTCACCCCGGTGCTGGCGTGGTGGCGCGAGCCGGGGCACGTCGACGACATCGACCCCGCCGAGGTCCACCGGGCGGTGCGGGCGCCGCTCGCCGACCTGCTCGACCCGGCGGCCCGGTTCACGGTGACCCACCCCAGCGGGTACGTCGGCCCGGGCTTCGAGTTCGACGGTCTGTTCGTCTGGGGCTTCACCGCGGGGCTGCTGTCCGCCGTGCTCGATTTCGGAGGTTTGACCGTCCCGTGGGACCGTAGTGTGGAGCGTCCACTCCCTGACCGCTACCAGCCAGGGGGGAGACGCGACGCCCTGACCCAGACCGCGACGGAAGGCCGAGCCTGA
- the nth gene encoding endonuclease III yields the protein MYRELHEHYPYAHCELDFENPLQLLVATVLSAQTTDVMVNKVTPQLFARYPDAAALAGADREEMEALLKPTGFFRAKTNSVMKLGAELVERFDGEVPPRMKDLVTLPGVGRKTANVVLGNAFGIPGITVDTHFGRLSRRFGWTDEEDPVKVEVAVGALIPRKEWTMLSHVLIFHGRRTCHAKKPACGACPIARLCPSYGSGETDPVKAAKLLKYELAPGADNPYAAPVADVVEAGRA from the coding sequence ATGTACCGCGAGCTCCACGAGCACTACCCGTACGCCCACTGCGAGCTCGACTTCGAGAACCCGCTCCAGCTCCTCGTCGCCACCGTCCTGTCGGCGCAGACCACCGACGTCATGGTCAACAAGGTCACCCCGCAGCTGTTCGCGCGGTACCCCGATGCCGCCGCGCTCGCCGGTGCCGACCGCGAGGAGATGGAGGCGCTGCTCAAGCCCACCGGGTTCTTCCGGGCCAAGACCAACTCGGTGATGAAGCTCGGTGCCGAGCTCGTCGAGCGCTTCGACGGCGAGGTCCCGCCGCGCATGAAGGACCTCGTGACCCTGCCCGGCGTGGGCCGCAAGACCGCCAACGTCGTCCTCGGCAACGCGTTCGGCATCCCCGGCATCACCGTCGACACCCACTTCGGACGCCTGTCGCGCCGGTTCGGCTGGACCGACGAGGAGGACCCGGTCAAGGTCGAGGTGGCAGTGGGCGCGCTCATCCCGCGCAAGGAGTGGACGATGCTGTCCCACGTCCTGATCTTCCACGGGCGACGCACCTGCCACGCGAAGAAGCCCGCCTGCGGTGCCTGCCCCATCGCCCGCCTCTGCCCCTCCTACGGCAGCGGGGAGACCGACCCGGTCAAGGCCGCGAAGCTGCTCAAGTACGAGCTGGCCCCCGGTGCCGACAACCCGTATGCCGCGCCGGTCGCCGACGTGGTGGAAGCCGGCCGGGCGTGA
- a CDS encoding Crp/Fnr family transcriptional regulator, whose product MDHDVVRRAPLFAALDEEASSTLMQSMTQTRLERGDVLFSEGDQGDRLYVIREGKVKLGRRSSDGRENLVAILGPGEMFGELSLFDPGPRTMTATAVAETQLLGIGNEDLNGLLHGRPAVAKVLLAALAQRLRRTNENLADLVFTDVPGRVAKALLDLSARFGRPVEEGILVAHDLTQEELAQLVGASRETVNKALADFATRGWLRLEARAVLILDVERLKRRAR is encoded by the coding sequence GTGGATCACGATGTGGTGAGAAGAGCCCCGCTGTTCGCAGCCCTCGACGAGGAGGCGTCCTCGACGCTGATGCAGTCGATGACGCAGACGCGCCTCGAGCGCGGCGACGTGCTCTTCTCCGAGGGCGACCAGGGCGACCGCCTCTACGTCATCCGCGAGGGCAAGGTGAAGCTCGGCCGCCGCAGCAGCGACGGGCGCGAGAACCTCGTCGCCATCCTCGGCCCGGGCGAGATGTTCGGTGAGCTGAGCCTGTTCGACCCCGGCCCCCGCACCATGACGGCCACCGCCGTCGCCGAGACGCAGCTGCTCGGCATCGGCAACGAGGACCTCAACGGCCTGCTCCACGGCCGTCCCGCCGTCGCCAAGGTCCTGCTCGCCGCCCTCGCCCAGCGCCTGCGCCGCACCAACGAGAACCTCGCCGACCTCGTCTTCACCGACGTCCCCGGCCGCGTGGCCAAGGCCTTGCTCGACCTGTCGGCCCGTTTCGGTCGCCCGGTCGAGGAAGGCATCCTCGTCGCCCACGACCTCACCCAGGAGGAGCTCGCCCAGCTCGTCGGCGCCTCCCGCGAGACGGTCAACAAGGCGCTCGCCGACTTCGCGACCCGCGGCTGGCTGCGGCTCGAGGCCCGCGCCGTGCTCATCCTGGACGTCGAACGCCTCAAGCGCCGCGCCCGCTAG
- a CDS encoding MBL fold metallo-hydrolase, with product MTLDGTNTWVLLEPGSTEAVVIDPGPLHESHLRAVVAAVTDRGARVAQTILTHGHADHAEGASRFAELTGAPTRAVGRGHDDLGDGDVVSVGGLELRVVATPGHTSDSLSFALPADHALLTGDTVLGRGTTVVAHPDGELAAYLASLERIAALTGGGTVTSILPGHGPVVPDASAMVAFYRRHRAERLEQVRQALADGAAQAPDPVQAVVETVYADVPREVWPAARQSVAAQVEYLRARRS from the coding sequence ATGACCCTCGACGGCACCAACACCTGGGTGCTGCTGGAGCCCGGCTCCACCGAGGCCGTGGTCATCGACCCTGGCCCGTTGCACGAGTCGCACCTGCGGGCCGTCGTCGCCGCCGTGACCGACCGCGGCGCCCGCGTGGCCCAGACGATCCTCACCCACGGCCACGCCGACCACGCCGAGGGAGCCTCGCGGTTCGCGGAGCTGACCGGCGCCCCGACCCGTGCCGTCGGCCGCGGCCACGACGACCTCGGCGACGGTGACGTCGTGTCGGTGGGTGGCCTCGAGCTGCGGGTGGTGGCGACCCCGGGCCACACCTCCGACTCGCTGTCCTTCGCCCTGCCCGCCGACCACGCGCTCCTCACCGGTGACACGGTCCTCGGCCGCGGCACCACGGTGGTGGCGCATCCCGACGGTGAGCTGGCGGCATACCTCGCGTCGTTGGAGCGGATCGCGGCACTCACGGGAGGCGGCACGGTGACCTCGATCCTGCCCGGGCACGGGCCGGTCGTGCCCGACGCCTCGGCGATGGTCGCGTTCTACCGGCGGCACCGCGCCGAGCGCCTCGAACAGGTGCGGCAGGCGCTCGCCGACGGGGCCGCGCAGGCCCCCGACCCGGTGCAGGCCGTGGTCGAGACGGTGTATGCCGACGTGCCCCGCGAGGTCTGGCCGGCGGCACGACAGAGCGTGGCCGCCCAGGTGGAGTACCTGCGCGCTCGGAGGTCCTAG
- a CDS encoding NUDIX hydrolase: MGSESAVVIREFPIADSPSLRARADAWLASPDPAGPVEPKLAATVMFVRDGAAGVEVFMLRRVATMAFAPRMMVFPGGGVDSRDAEEALPWAGPSPADWAALLRVDEARARELVAAAVREVFEECGVLLAGPSSDTIVEDVASEHWREQRRRLLDREASLSQVLQEHGLLLRSDLLGYRAHWVTPVFESRRYDTRFFTAAVPAGHRADDQTTEADLAAWVRPTELLRAWESGEALMLPPTVVAVEEVAAASSAADFIAEQPVIETVQPELVDTGSGLVMRADLPR, from the coding sequence GTGGGGAGTGAGTCAGCTGTGGTGATCCGCGAGTTCCCGATCGCCGACTCACCGTCGCTGCGGGCTCGGGCCGACGCCTGGCTGGCGTCGCCCGACCCCGCCGGGCCGGTGGAGCCGAAGCTCGCCGCGACGGTGATGTTCGTCCGCGACGGTGCTGCCGGGGTCGAGGTGTTCATGCTCCGCCGGGTCGCGACGATGGCGTTCGCCCCGCGGATGATGGTCTTCCCCGGCGGTGGCGTCGACAGCCGTGACGCCGAGGAGGCCCTGCCGTGGGCCGGCCCCTCGCCCGCCGACTGGGCGGCCCTGCTCCGCGTCGACGAGGCGCGCGCCCGCGAGCTCGTGGCCGCGGCGGTGCGCGAGGTGTTCGAGGAGTGCGGCGTCCTGCTCGCAGGTCCGTCGTCCGACACCATCGTCGAGGACGTCGCCAGCGAGCACTGGCGCGAGCAGCGCCGACGCCTGCTCGACCGTGAGGCCTCGCTGTCGCAGGTGCTCCAGGAGCACGGGCTGCTGCTGCGCTCTGACCTGCTCGGCTACCGCGCGCACTGGGTCACCCCGGTCTTCGAGTCACGGCGCTACGACACCCGGTTCTTCACCGCCGCCGTGCCCGCCGGCCACCGCGCCGACGACCAGACCACCGAGGCCGACCTCGCCGCCTGGGTGCGGCCGACCGAGCTGCTGAGGGCCTGGGAGAGCGGTGAGGCGCTGATGCTGCCCCCCACCGTCGTGGCGGTCGAGGAGGTCGCAGCCGCGTCCTCGGCAGCCGACTTCATCGCCGAGCAGCCGGTCATCGAGACCGTCCAGCCCGAGCTCGTCGACACCGGCTCAGGTCTGGTCATGCGGGCCGACCTCCCGCGATGA
- a CDS encoding RidA family protein: MSAVEDRLAELGLTVPEVAKPVAAYVPAIQDGRRIYTSGQLPMVSGALAETGKVGEGEGLVSPERAAELAQICALNAVAAVKGLVGDLDKVTQVVKLVGFVASDPAFTGQPGVINGASELMGKAFGDAGIHARSAVGVAVLPLDAPVEVEIVVALADD; the protein is encoded by the coding sequence ATGAGTGCAGTCGAAGACCGTCTGGCCGAGCTCGGCCTGACCGTGCCCGAGGTCGCCAAGCCGGTGGCCGCCTACGTCCCGGCGATCCAGGACGGACGCCGGATCTACACCTCCGGGCAGCTGCCCATGGTGTCCGGTGCGCTCGCCGAGACCGGCAAGGTCGGTGAGGGCGAGGGCCTGGTGTCCCCCGAGCGGGCCGCCGAGCTCGCGCAGATCTGCGCGCTCAACGCCGTCGCCGCCGTCAAGGGCCTCGTCGGCGACCTCGACAAGGTCACCCAGGTGGTCAAGCTCGTCGGGTTCGTCGCGTCCGACCCGGCGTTCACCGGCCAGCCCGGTGTCATCAACGGCGCCAGCGAGCTCATGGGCAAGGCCTTCGGCGACGCGGGCATCCACGCCCGGTCCGCCGTCGGCGTCGCCGTGCTGCCGCTCGACGCCCCCGTCGAGGTTGAGATCGTCGTCGCCCTCGCGGACGACTGA
- a CDS encoding DUF4177 domain-containing protein, whose protein sequence is MQKWEYATVPLIVHATKQILDQWGEDGWELVQVLTGPDGNGLVAYLKREKA, encoded by the coding sequence ATGCAGAAATGGGAGTACGCGACCGTGCCGCTGATCGTGCACGCGACCAAGCAGATCCTCGACCAGTGGGGTGAGGACGGCTGGGAGCTCGTCCAGGTCCTCACCGGCCCCGACGGCAACGGACTGGTCGCCTACCTGAAGCGGGAGAAAGCCTGA
- a CDS encoding alpha/beta hydrolase family protein — MASSGERDPSQVLDERAAPPTRTTPYGDDDAQVYDVRLPERVTRSLTVVVVHGGFWRAEYDRAHAGRQAQAFADAGYPVAVVEYRRPGMPGGGWPGTARDVAAAVAAIRRDPDLAHPAVLVGHSAGGQLVAWAAAQPWAHGLRGAVSLAGVVDLAHGAATQVGGDAIPALLGGSPEQVPDAYAAADPAVLPPSVPVVLVHARDDDVVPFELSERYAAAHRGPSVRLTPVPGGGHYGLIDPEHPAFAEVAAAVDLLAS, encoded by the coding sequence ATGGCCTCTTCCGGCGAGCGCGACCCCAGCCAGGTTCTCGACGAGCGGGCGGCTCCACCGACGCGCACGACCCCCTATGGCGACGACGACGCCCAGGTCTACGACGTGCGCCTCCCCGAGCGGGTCACCCGGTCCCTGACCGTCGTCGTCGTCCACGGCGGGTTCTGGCGCGCCGAGTACGACCGCGCCCACGCCGGCCGGCAGGCCCAGGCCTTCGCCGACGCCGGCTACCCCGTGGCCGTGGTCGAGTACCGCCGTCCCGGCATGCCCGGCGGCGGTTGGCCCGGCACCGCCCGCGATGTCGCCGCGGCGGTCGCCGCGATCCGCCGCGACCCCGACCTCGCGCACCCAGCCGTCCTCGTGGGCCACTCCGCCGGCGGCCAGCTCGTCGCCTGGGCAGCCGCCCAGCCCTGGGCCCACGGCCTGCGCGGCGCCGTGAGCCTCGCCGGCGTCGTCGACCTCGCCCACGGCGCGGCGACGCAGGTGGGCGGCGACGCCATACCGGCGCTGCTCGGTGGCTCCCCCGAGCAGGTGCCGGACGCGTATGCCGCCGCCGACCCCGCCGTGCTCCCCCCGTCCGTTCCGGTGGTGCTCGTGCATGCTCGTGACGACGACGTGGTGCCGTTCGAGCTGAGCGAGCGGTATGCCGCGGCCCACCGCGGTCCGTCGGTGCGCCTCACCCCGGTGCCCGGTGGCGGGCACTACGGGCTGATCGACCCGGAGCACCCGGCCTTCGCCGAGGTCGCCGCGGCGGTGGACCTGCTGGCCTCCTAG